One Moorella sp. E308F DNA segment encodes these proteins:
- a CDS encoding TIGR04076 family protein: MSKVIAEIIEVRGGNCSAGHKVGEKFIFTRERAPELCPWALGALLPAAMVLLNNGNFYWAKEGEPTQWGCPDPNTTVVFSLRREG, encoded by the coding sequence ATGAGTAAGGTGATTGCGGAGATCATAGAGGTACGCGGTGGGAATTGTTCGGCCGGGCACAAAGTCGGGGAGAAATTTATTTTCACCCGTGAAAGAGCTCCAGAACTCTGCCCATGGGCCCTTGGCGCTCTCCTCCCTGCAGCCATGGTGCTCCTTAACAACGGTAATTTTTATTGGGCCAAAGAAGGTGAACCCACGCAATGGGGATGTCCCGATCCTAATACCACTGTAGTTTTTAGTCTCCGCCGGGAGGGCTAA
- a CDS encoding acyl-CoA dehydrogenase family protein: MRYPLSEEHILIQQNAKEFAERYVEAEAQAIDRDGTHPWELVKKMAEHDFFGLPFTQEYGGAEAGFLSFVLAVEQISRASASVGAILVNHSVATYAIFRWGTAGQKESFLPAMCSGEKLGAFALYESGAAPGCGERRLTARKTADGFVLEGTKYFVANGGVADYYVVVAQTLSEKGPAGMSAFVVDGKAPGLRVVRQVETMGLKGCQTAEIAFEGVMVTPDRLLGPENGAAEMVKEILAIKRIAAGAQAAGIMEAALSESVKYTGQRVQFGQPIGRFPAIQKMIADMATNLNLVRLAVYSTAELVDKGEPFEAEAAMVHMLAAKVGQAASIDAIQVHGGYGYSQELPVERFFRDVKGVLISDTLMEQPERIVAGSVMI; encoded by the coding sequence GTGCGATACCCGCTAAGTGAAGAGCACATCCTCATCCAACAGAATGCCAAAGAGTTTGCCGAAAGGTACGTGGAAGCCGAAGCACAGGCCATCGACCGGGATGGGACGCATCCCTGGGAGCTGGTAAAGAAGATGGCCGAGCATGATTTCTTTGGGCTTCCGTTCACCCAGGAGTACGGCGGGGCGGAGGCGGGGTTCCTCAGCTTCGTTCTAGCCGTGGAGCAGATTTCGAGGGCTAGCGCGTCTGTAGGCGCCATCCTCGTCAATCATAGCGTTGCGACCTACGCCATATTTCGCTGGGGAACAGCCGGACAGAAAGAATCGTTTCTTCCGGCCATGTGCAGTGGGGAAAAACTTGGTGCCTTCGCCCTCTACGAGTCCGGTGCTGCTCCGGGCTGCGGTGAGCGCCGGTTGACGGCGCGCAAGACTGCGGACGGCTTTGTTCTAGAGGGAACAAAGTACTTCGTAGCCAACGGTGGAGTGGCCGACTACTACGTGGTTGTAGCCCAGACCTTATCCGAGAAGGGCCCCGCAGGCATGAGCGCTTTTGTTGTGGACGGGAAAGCACCCGGTTTGCGGGTCGTCCGGCAGGTGGAAACCATGGGCTTGAAAGGATGCCAAACGGCAGAGATCGCCTTTGAGGGCGTTATGGTAACACCAGACCGGCTCCTCGGACCAGAGAATGGGGCTGCGGAGATGGTCAAGGAAATCCTTGCCATCAAGAGAATTGCGGCAGGGGCTCAGGCAGCCGGTATCATGGAAGCCGCCCTATCTGAGTCGGTTAAGTACACCGGGCAGCGCGTCCAGTTCGGGCAGCCCATCGGCAGGTTCCCGGCCATCCAGAAGATGATAGCCGATATGGCGACAAACCTGAATTTGGTGCGGCTGGCCGTGTACAGCACCGCCGAACTGGTGGACAAGGGCGAGCCTTTTGAGGCGGAGGCAGCAATGGTGCATATGCTCGCCGCCAAAGTGGGTCAGGCCGCCAGCATCGATGCCATTCAGGTCCACGGTGGGTACGGTTACAGCCAGGAACTTCCGGTAGAGAGGTTTTTCCGGGATGTCAAAGGGGTGTTAATTTCAGACACCCTTATGGAACAGCCGGAGCGTATCGTGGCCGGAAGCGTCATGATTTAA
- a CDS encoding acyl-CoA dehydrogenase family protein, giving the protein MMMDFLLTPEQQKYQELARKFTREYILPVADEYDRKGEFPWPIVKAVKEIGLNCMTAPKDYGGPGLDSVTISVVMEEFAYGCGGIATTLGGNGLSSYPVLIAGTEEQKKLFFGILVPGGLGAFALTEPGAGSDAGAVSTVARKVGDEYVINGTKCFITTGAMADVFIVFASTNPSLKHRGLSAFIVERDREGIAIGHEEHKMGIRSSNTVEVRFKDTRVPASHLLGKEGDGFKIAMQTLDMARPIVGSIAVGIARAALEECINYVKTRTDGGKPLAADQAIQFRLADMAIKVETARLMVRRALVLKEAGLPYSKESAMAKTLAGDVAMEVTAEAVEIMGCLGYSKDSRVEKLMRDAKITQIYEGTNQVQRIVIANHLLR; this is encoded by the coding sequence ATGATGATGGATTTCCTCTTGACCCCGGAACAGCAGAAATATCAGGAGTTAGCCCGTAAGTTTACCCGGGAATATATACTTCCCGTTGCCGACGAGTACGACCGTAAGGGAGAGTTCCCCTGGCCGATCGTAAAGGCGGTTAAGGAAATAGGGCTTAACTGCATGACGGCTCCGAAGGATTATGGTGGGCCGGGACTGGATTCTGTAACCATATCGGTTGTTATGGAAGAATTTGCTTACGGCTGTGGCGGTATCGCGACTACCCTGGGTGGAAACGGGTTGAGCTCATATCCGGTGCTCATAGCCGGTACCGAAGAGCAGAAGAAGCTCTTTTTTGGCATCCTGGTGCCAGGAGGCCTGGGTGCATTTGCCCTTACCGAACCCGGCGCTGGTTCCGATGCAGGCGCTGTTTCTACTGTAGCCAGGAAGGTTGGGGACGAATACGTAATCAACGGTACCAAATGTTTCATTACCACCGGTGCCATGGCTGACGTGTTCATCGTTTTTGCGTCTACCAACCCCTCTCTCAAACATAGGGGTTTGAGCGCGTTCATTGTCGAGCGGGACCGGGAAGGTATCGCCATAGGCCACGAGGAGCATAAGATGGGCATTCGCTCCTCCAACACGGTGGAAGTACGGTTTAAAGACACGCGCGTACCGGCAAGCCACCTTCTCGGCAAAGAGGGTGACGGCTTCAAGATCGCCATGCAGACTCTGGACATGGCCAGGCCCATCGTCGGGTCCATTGCCGTGGGCATAGCCCGTGCCGCTTTGGAAGAATGCATCAATTATGTCAAGACCAGAACCGACGGCGGTAAGCCCCTGGCGGCAGACCAGGCGATCCAGTTCCGCCTTGCGGATATGGCCATCAAGGTGGAGACGGCAAGGCTGATGGTGCGCAGGGCCCTGGTCCTCAAGGAGGCAGGCCTGCCGTACTCTAAGGAGTCGGCTATGGCCAAGACCCTGGCGGGTGACGTGGCCATGGAAGTCACGGCAGAAGCCGTAGAGATTATGGGATGCTTGGGCTACAGCAAAGATTCCAGGGTCGAGAAGCTGATGCGTGACGCCAAGATTACCCAGATCTATGAGGGCACTAACCAGGTGCAGAGGATAGTTATCGCCAACCACCTGCTCAGATAG
- a CDS encoding acyl CoA:acetate/3-ketoacid CoA transferase has product MSKIRTADEVAALIPDGATVAAAAFGLAGWPEEVARAIEKRYLATGHPRDLTLVHGSAVGDWREKGTTRLGHEGLVKRWIGAIIGSSPNMCRLVEENKIEAYNLPQGVIIHLWREIAAKRPGVITKVGLGTFVDPRVDGARMNSKTTEDIVKVVEFEGEEYLFYKSFPINVALIRGTVADENGNLTMDKEGILVEGLPLAQATKNSGGIVIAQVEHVAKAGTLHPKQVKVPGILVDYIVVCTNQEYHYQTEGTYYNPAFAGEIKVPLQAIPPLPLDERKIVARRAAMELIPGAVVNLGVGMPSDVAAVVAEEEAVDLITLTTEAGSIGGVPASLPHFGHAYNAEATLEHHAQFDFYDGGGIDVAFLGQAQVDAEGNVNVSKFGKRVMGCGGFINISQNSKKVIFCGTFTAGGLKVGIKDGQLIVEQEGKARKFVSHVDQITFSGKYARKTKQYVLYITERAVFKLEDEGLTLIEIAPNVDLEKDILSKMEFTPRIAPNLKSMPQEIFLPEWGKLRSILEAKKR; this is encoded by the coding sequence TTGAGTAAAATCAGAACCGCAGACGAGGTGGCTGCTCTAATTCCGGATGGGGCGACAGTAGCAGCTGCCGCTTTTGGATTGGCGGGCTGGCCGGAGGAGGTTGCCCGAGCTATTGAAAAGCGTTACCTTGCTACCGGGCATCCTCGTGACCTAACCCTGGTACACGGCTCGGCCGTGGGCGACTGGAGAGAGAAAGGCACTACCCGCTTAGGCCACGAAGGGTTGGTGAAGAGGTGGATCGGGGCAATCATAGGTTCATCGCCCAACATGTGCAGGTTAGTGGAAGAAAACAAGATCGAAGCCTATAACCTGCCTCAAGGGGTGATCATCCATCTCTGGCGTGAAATAGCCGCCAAGCGGCCCGGGGTCATCACCAAGGTCGGTCTGGGGACCTTTGTAGACCCACGAGTGGACGGCGCAAGAATGAACTCCAAAACTACGGAAGACATAGTGAAGGTCGTCGAGTTTGAAGGGGAGGAGTACCTCTTTTATAAGAGTTTTCCCATCAACGTAGCCTTAATACGGGGAACAGTGGCAGACGAAAACGGCAACCTGACCATGGACAAGGAAGGGATTCTGGTTGAAGGGTTGCCATTGGCTCAAGCAACTAAGAACAGCGGCGGTATAGTGATCGCTCAAGTAGAACACGTTGCTAAGGCTGGAACCCTCCACCCCAAACAGGTAAAGGTACCAGGTATCCTGGTCGACTATATCGTGGTCTGCACTAATCAGGAGTATCACTATCAGACCGAGGGCACCTATTACAACCCTGCCTTTGCAGGGGAAATAAAGGTTCCCCTGCAGGCGATACCGCCCCTGCCCTTGGACGAGCGCAAGATTGTTGCGCGCCGCGCCGCCATGGAGCTCATCCCGGGCGCGGTGGTAAACCTGGGCGTGGGCATGCCTTCCGATGTGGCCGCAGTGGTGGCCGAGGAGGAAGCCGTTGACTTGATTACCTTGACTACTGAGGCAGGGAGCATAGGAGGCGTTCCCGCCAGCCTGCCCCATTTCGGGCACGCCTACAACGCCGAAGCAACCCTTGAGCATCATGCCCAGTTTGATTTCTACGATGGCGGCGGCATTGACGTGGCTTTCCTGGGCCAGGCCCAGGTAGACGCCGAGGGCAATGTCAATGTCAGCAAGTTCGGCAAGAGGGTCATGGGTTGTGGTGGCTTTATCAATATCAGCCAGAATTCCAAGAAGGTGATCTTTTGCGGTACTTTTACCGCTGGTGGCCTGAAAGTGGGGATTAAAGACGGCCAACTGATTGTCGAGCAGGAAGGGAAGGCAAGGAAGTTTGTTTCTCATGTTGACCAGATAACCTTTAGCGGCAAATATGCGCGCAAAACCAAGCAGTATGTCCTTTATATTACTGAGCGTGCCGTATTCAAGTTGGAAGATGAAGGCCTTACCCTTATCGAGATCGCTCCAAACGTCGACCTGGAGAAAGACATTCTATCTAAGATGGAGTTTACCCCACGCATTGCGCCGAATTTGAAGAGCATGCCACAGGAGATATTCCTGCCCGAGTGGGGTAAGCTGCGCAGTATACTTGAGGCTAAAAAGAGGTAG
- a CDS encoding sigma-54 interaction domain-containing protein has product MVLPELLGSDSKDGHHIELNKSSLRAVFEGLPDPIFIIDPSGTVLLSNSTTALTLGMSLDQLIGANVRELVDKGIYNRSYALEAVQKKAPVSGLVRTRLNLTFLSTSTPILDENNEVKLILTTGKFLDLDDKFGKKPGERARQVQDVMSLPHGPKEPLTVIAESPVMRQVLLKAYRVAQTDTIVLLTGETGTGKEVLARYIHRHSKRANEAFITVNCAALPEHLVESELFGYEKGAFTGAKPEGKAGLFECADKGTLFLDEVGELPIGLQGKLLRVLETGEVRRVGGNQVRSVNVRVIAATNRNLEDMVRNGEFRSDLYYRLSVFPIHLPPLRERPEDIVALSFTFLEEFNSRYGADCELDYQGLQSLLSHDWPGNVRELRNVIERMVINSSIEGVTTPRPDYHGESPALASYRIFKLLGLEGTLREVLQKVEEQYIEYVLQECGGKISKAAERLGIYRTVLYRKLKAYKEKKTQ; this is encoded by the coding sequence ATGGTATTACCTGAATTACTCGGTTCGGATTCTAAAGACGGTCATCACATCGAGCTTAATAAATCCAGTCTACGGGCCGTATTCGAAGGACTGCCGGACCCGATATTCATTATCGACCCATCGGGCACCGTACTGCTCTCCAACTCAACTACCGCCCTGACATTGGGCATGTCTCTAGACCAGTTGATCGGCGCGAATGTCCGTGAACTGGTGGATAAGGGAATTTATAATCGTTCTTACGCCCTCGAAGCCGTTCAAAAGAAGGCCCCCGTGAGCGGCCTGGTCCGAACCCGCCTGAACTTAACCTTTCTCAGCACCAGCACGCCTATCCTGGACGAAAACAACGAAGTCAAGCTTATTCTTACCACGGGCAAGTTCCTTGATTTGGACGACAAGTTCGGCAAGAAGCCGGGCGAAAGGGCCAGACAGGTGCAGGACGTAATGAGCCTGCCGCATGGGCCAAAAGAGCCCCTGACGGTAATCGCCGAAAGCCCGGTCATGCGGCAGGTCCTGCTCAAGGCTTATCGGGTTGCTCAGACCGATACCATCGTCCTTTTAACCGGAGAAACCGGCACCGGTAAGGAGGTACTGGCAAGATACATCCATCGTCACAGCAAGCGGGCCAATGAGGCTTTTATCACCGTTAACTGCGCCGCTTTACCGGAACACCTGGTGGAATCCGAGCTCTTCGGATATGAAAAGGGCGCCTTTACCGGCGCCAAGCCCGAAGGTAAAGCAGGGCTGTTTGAATGCGCCGATAAAGGCACCCTGTTCCTCGATGAGGTCGGTGAACTGCCCATAGGACTGCAGGGAAAGCTCTTACGGGTCCTCGAAACCGGTGAGGTCCGGAGGGTTGGGGGTAACCAGGTGCGGAGTGTAAACGTCCGGGTAATCGCCGCTACTAACAGAAACCTAGAGGATATGGTACGCAATGGTGAGTTCAGAAGCGACCTCTACTATCGGTTGAGCGTGTTTCCCATTCACCTGCCCCCTCTACGTGAAAGACCCGAGGATATTGTCGCCCTGTCCTTTACTTTTCTCGAAGAGTTTAACAGCCGATACGGAGCGGATTGTGAGTTGGACTATCAGGGACTGCAGTCCCTCCTGAGCCACGATTGGCCGGGCAACGTTCGCGAGCTGCGCAATGTTATCGAGCGCATGGTTATCAACTCCTCTATCGAAGGCGTTACCACCCCCCGTCCCGATTACCACGGCGAATCCCCCGCTCTGGCATCCTACAGGATTTTCAAGCTCCTGGGGTTGGAAGGAACGCTCAGAGAGGTCCTGCAAAAGGTTGAAGAACAGTATATCGAATACGTACTCCAAGAATGCGGGGGTAAGATAAGTAAGGCCGCAGAAAGGCTGGGTATATACCGGACCGTCCTGTACCGCAAGCTTAAAGCGTACAAGGAGAAGAAGACACAATAG